One Streptomyces lincolnensis genomic region harbors:
- a CDS encoding MFS transporter, giving the protein MPLALLALAIGAFGIGTTEFVIMGLLPQVAGDFGVSIPTAGFLVTGYALGVLFGAPLMTVLGTKIPRKRMLMLLMGLFVVGNLLSALAPTFAVMLTGRIVASLAHGAFFGIGSVVAAELVAPEKKAGAIAMMFTGLTVANVVGVPLGTLVGQSVGWRVTFGIVASLGVVGLLGIARLVPETPRAEGVRLRHELAAFKNAQVLLAMAMTVLGFGGVFAAITYIAPMMTHVAGFADGSVTWLLVLFGLGMVGGNLVGGKYADRALMPLLYASLGALAVVLALFTLTAHHKVLAAVTITLIGALGFATVPPLQKRVLDQAHGAPTLASAVNIGAFNLGNALSAWLGGLVISAGLGYTAPNWVGAALAGTALLLAVLSAALERRDSVSSAVVAQSAPSATEQRAATVRH; this is encoded by the coding sequence ATGCCGCTCGCGCTTCTGGCCCTCGCGATCGGGGCCTTCGGAATCGGCACGACCGAGTTCGTGATCATGGGTTTGCTGCCCCAGGTCGCGGGCGACTTCGGGGTGTCCATTCCCACCGCAGGCTTCCTTGTGACCGGCTACGCACTCGGTGTCCTGTTCGGCGCCCCGCTGATGACCGTGCTCGGCACCAAGATCCCCCGCAAGCGGATGCTCATGCTGCTCATGGGTCTGTTCGTCGTCGGCAATCTGCTGTCCGCGCTCGCCCCGACCTTCGCTGTCATGCTGACCGGCCGGATCGTCGCCTCGCTCGCCCACGGTGCCTTCTTCGGCATCGGATCGGTCGTCGCGGCCGAGCTCGTCGCCCCTGAGAAGAAGGCCGGCGCCATCGCGATGATGTTCACCGGCCTGACCGTCGCCAACGTCGTCGGCGTACCGCTGGGCACCCTCGTCGGACAGTCCGTCGGCTGGCGCGTCACCTTCGGGATCGTCGCGTCCCTGGGCGTCGTCGGGCTGCTGGGCATCGCCAGGCTCGTCCCCGAGACGCCCCGGGCCGAAGGCGTCCGCCTGCGTCACGAACTGGCCGCCTTCAAGAACGCGCAGGTGCTGCTGGCGATGGCGATGACCGTCCTCGGGTTCGGCGGTGTCTTCGCGGCCATCACCTACATCGCACCGATGATGACCCACGTCGCGGGCTTCGCCGACGGCTCGGTCACCTGGCTGCTGGTGCTCTTCGGCCTCGGCATGGTCGGCGGCAACCTCGTCGGCGGCAAGTACGCCGACCGCGCCCTCATGCCCCTGCTCTACGCCTCCCTGGGCGCCCTGGCCGTCGTGCTCGCCCTCTTCACCCTCACCGCCCACCACAAGGTCCTGGCGGCCGTCACGATCACGCTGATCGGTGCCCTGGGCTTCGCCACGGTCCCGCCGCTCCAGAAGCGGGTCCTGGACCAGGCGCACGGCGCCCCGACGCTGGCCTCGGCCGTGAACATCGGTGCCTTCAACCTCGGCAACGCGCTCTCCGCCTGGCTCGGCGGTCTCGTCATCTCGGCCGGACTCGGCTACACCGCTCCCAACTGGGTCGGCGCGGCCCTCGCCGGAACCGCCCTGCTCCTCGCCGTCCTCTCGGCCGCCCTGGAGCGCCGGGACAGCGTCTCCAGCGCGGTGGTCGCCCAGTCCGCGCCGAGCGCGACCGAACAGCGGGCCGCGACCGTCCGGCACTGA
- a CDS encoding serine hydrolase domain-containing protein, which translates to MTTPQEELLPGTRRALLHRIAVAQAEGRTPSLVAAVVRGGRTVWHGARTSVDGHGPDENVQYRIGSITKTFTAVLVLRLRDEGVLDLGDPLEKHVPGTGAGEATIAELLAHTSGLAAESPAPWWERTPGSLRPDLADVLGEQPFLHPAGRRFHYSNPGYTLLGALVEKLRGAPWEEVLRREVLEPLGLDRTSTRPQAPHAGGWAVHPWADALLPEPVEDLGRMAPAGQLWSTTGDLARFAVFLAKGDERVLSAASLREMRTPAAPSATADLSAGYAYGLGLEIRHQDGRALVGHSGSLPGFLAGLILSIEDDIAAVVLANCTSGLLVGTVAADLVAIVAEAEPRIPEPWRPLSEVDASVLELAGQWYWGTHAFGLRLTADGLASLEPLSGKGRRSRFRANGDGTWTGLEGYYAGELLKAVQRPDGSVSHLDLGSFVFTRQPYDDGASVPGGVDPEGWRGIG; encoded by the coding sequence ATGACGACACCTCAGGAAGAGCTGCTCCCCGGCACACGGCGGGCGTTGCTGCACCGGATCGCCGTGGCCCAGGCCGAGGGGCGGACTCCGTCGCTGGTAGCGGCGGTGGTGCGGGGCGGACGGACCGTGTGGCACGGTGCGCGGACATCGGTGGACGGGCACGGGCCGGACGAGAACGTGCAGTATCGGATCGGCTCGATCACCAAGACCTTCACCGCCGTTCTGGTCCTGCGACTGCGGGACGAGGGGGTGCTCGATCTCGGCGACCCGCTGGAGAAGCACGTCCCGGGCACGGGCGCGGGGGAGGCGACCATCGCCGAACTGCTCGCCCACACCAGTGGGCTGGCCGCCGAGTCGCCCGCGCCGTGGTGGGAACGCACACCGGGATCCCTGCGCCCCGACCTCGCGGACGTCCTGGGGGAGCAGCCCTTCCTGCATCCGGCCGGTCGGCGTTTCCACTACTCCAACCCCGGCTACACCCTGCTGGGCGCGCTCGTCGAGAAGCTGCGCGGAGCCCCGTGGGAGGAGGTGCTGCGCCGCGAGGTGCTCGAACCGCTGGGCCTCGACCGCACCAGCACCCGGCCGCAAGCGCCGCACGCGGGCGGCTGGGCGGTGCACCCCTGGGCGGACGCCCTGTTGCCGGAGCCGGTCGAGGATCTGGGCCGGATGGCCCCGGCCGGTCAACTCTGGTCCACCACCGGCGACTTGGCCCGCTTCGCCGTCTTCCTGGCGAAGGGGGACGAGCGGGTCCTGAGTGCCGCGTCGCTGCGGGAGATGAGAACGCCGGCCGCGCCGTCCGCGACAGCGGATCTGTCGGCCGGCTACGCCTACGGTCTGGGGCTGGAGATCCGGCACCAGGACGGGCGGGCTCTGGTCGGACACTCGGGCTCCCTGCCCGGCTTCCTGGCCGGTCTCATCCTCAGCATCGAGGACGACATCGCGGCCGTCGTGCTGGCCAACTGCACCTCGGGACTGCTGGTGGGCACCGTGGCCGCCGATCTCGTAGCGATCGTCGCCGAGGCCGAGCCGAGGATTCCCGAGCCCTGGCGTCCGCTGTCCGAAGTCGACGCGTCCGTACTGGAGTTGGCGGGCCAGTGGTACTGGGGGACGCACGCGTTCGGCCTGCGCCTTACGGCCGACGGTCTCGCCTCCCTGGAACCCCTCTCCGGCAAGGGGCGCCGCTCGCGGTTCCGGGCGAACGGCGACGGCACCTGGACCGGTCTTGAGGGCTACTACGCCGGAGAGCTCCTGAAGGCCGTACAGCGGCCGGACGGGTCGGTGAGCCATCTGGACCTCGGCTCGTTCGTTTTCACGCGTCAGCCGTACGACGACGGGGCTTCTGTGCCGGGTGGGGTGGACCCCGAGGGGTGGCGTGGCATCGGCTAG
- a CDS encoding GNAT family N-acetyltransferase, with the protein MGDLEIRTAATDDVSAIVALLADDPLGAQRESPDDLAPYLAALERLASDPNQHLVVAVREGRVVGTLQLTVIPGLSRRGSTRSVIEGVRVHADERGSGLGTRLIEWAIEESRRQECQLVQLTSDNTRTDAHRFYERLGFTASHVGFKLQL; encoded by the coding sequence ATGGGAGATCTTGAGATACGCACCGCCGCGACGGACGACGTCTCCGCGATCGTCGCGCTGCTCGCCGACGACCCCCTGGGCGCTCAGCGGGAGTCGCCGGACGACCTGGCCCCGTATCTGGCGGCCCTGGAGCGGCTGGCGTCCGACCCCAACCAGCACCTGGTCGTCGCCGTGCGCGAGGGCCGAGTCGTCGGCACGCTCCAGCTCACCGTCATTCCCGGACTGTCCCGGCGCGGGTCCACCCGGTCGGTCATCGAAGGCGTCCGCGTCCACGCCGACGAGCGCGGCAGCGGCCTGGGCACCCGGCTCATCGAGTGGGCGATCGAGGAGTCCCGCCGTCAGGAGTGCCAGTTGGTGCAACTCACCTCGGACAACACCCGCACCGACGCCCACCGCTTCTACGAGAGGCTCGGCTTCACGGCTTCCCACGTGGGCTTCAAGCTCCAACTGTGA
- a CDS encoding LysR family transcriptional regulator: MFWRGLAVQFTPADLFGHIPLNYRVTLSMMLLLVGSSDTSPRQARDLLFSEDLGMLPRETAHVTRKLQQVGALDSVLRGISILAQAIDEYGVPIDYSRRRRLFSRATLDERSYFELCEQTGRWRLPAERRQILRLKLIEILTGTHPRYLPSSVNLDAHPTQTNGYEFTMARLDLELTTHLRQQAALLLEVSDINEPVEWEPPAEWIGGIDLPGFTVDSINVQRLWCLLESGQRVTRIATELKTSAEHVRAAAQQNPMPPKIPSKGQRAKARRLDLPSRDQIRRYQEQGLGTRAIAQLSGCTRNQLKRMLDLEEISTLPPGRPFTHEVDPVWLRLEYETKERKFKDIAREAGMSPHALRDHAVRHGIPIRPRGGRPSHPLAQLGHPNDFASEVWKALSGKGALLRAERFLAMLDAENMSSAARSLNISQSTLSAQITQLERATEAQLLELACSGRRKLRLTAEGERFAVGLRSALSALAEGGRGRPGNPSAP; encoded by the coding sequence TTGTTCTGGCGCGGTCTTGCCGTTCAGTTCACTCCTGCTGATCTCTTCGGTCATATTCCTCTAAATTACCGTGTCACCCTGAGCATGATGTTGTTGCTCGTGGGGAGTAGTGACACCAGTCCGAGGCAGGCTCGCGATCTCCTTTTCTCCGAAGATCTTGGGATGCTGCCCAGGGAAACTGCTCACGTCACTCGTAAGTTGCAGCAAGTGGGTGCTTTGGATTCGGTTCTCCGAGGAATCTCAATCCTTGCACAAGCGATCGATGAATACGGTGTACCAATTGACTATTCTCGCCGGCGAAGACTATTCTCTCGGGCGACACTTGACGAGCGATCATACTTCGAATTATGTGAGCAGACGGGAAGATGGCGACTACCCGCCGAAAGAAGGCAGATCCTGAGGCTCAAGCTGATTGAGATCCTCACTGGTACTCATCCACGCTATCTGCCAAGTTCAGTCAACCTCGACGCCCATCCCACGCAGACAAACGGCTATGAATTCACCATGGCCCGGCTAGATTTAGAACTTACGACTCATCTCCGCCAGCAGGCTGCACTACTCCTGGAAGTATCGGACATCAATGAGCCCGTCGAATGGGAGCCGCCTGCGGAATGGATTGGTGGAATTGACCTACCGGGGTTTACGGTGGATTCAATTAATGTCCAGCGCCTGTGGTGTCTGCTTGAATCTGGACAGAGGGTCACGCGCATCGCGACAGAATTAAAAACGAGCGCAGAGCATGTCCGGGCCGCAGCTCAGCAGAATCCCATGCCGCCGAAGATTCCTTCAAAAGGCCAGCGCGCGAAGGCTCGACGATTGGATCTGCCGAGCAGAGATCAGATCCGGAGATACCAAGAGCAAGGACTCGGGACAAGGGCTATTGCGCAACTCTCCGGATGCACGCGAAACCAGTTGAAGAGAATGTTGGATCTGGAGGAAATCTCGACGCTTCCCCCTGGCCGTCCGTTCACCCATGAGGTTGACCCAGTCTGGCTTCGCTTGGAGTATGAGACGAAGGAGCGGAAATTTAAAGACATCGCCCGAGAAGCCGGAATGAGCCCCCATGCTCTGCGGGACCATGCGGTCAGACACGGAATTCCGATTCGACCGCGAGGCGGACGCCCCTCACACCCGCTGGCGCAACTCGGTCATCCCAATGACTTCGCTTCAGAGGTGTGGAAGGCATTGTCCGGTAAGGGGGCGCTTCTACGTGCGGAACGCTTCCTCGCCATGCTCGACGCGGAGAACATGAGTAGTGCGGCAAGAAGCCTCAACATCTCGCAGTCCACTCTCTCCGCTCAGATCACTCAACTTGAACGGGCAACTGAAGCCCAACTCCTGGAGCTTGCGTGCAGCGGACGCCGCAAACTTAGACTTACTGCGGAGGGTGAACGCTTCGCCGTGGGTCTTCGCAGTGCGCTGTCAGCCCTCGCCGAAGGGGGCAGAGGGCGTCCTGGGAACCCTTCGGCTCCTTGA